From Canis lupus baileyi chromosome X, mCanLup2.hap1, whole genome shotgun sequence:
attgaatttacataaaaaataaaatagtttatcgTACTTTTTCTGATGTCATAGGTAAAAAGAAGCCTAAAGCAAGGCTAAATGTTCTGAAATTGAATAAGAAGTAGAAACTTCCATTGCTTTATATTTTCAATGTAATGAAGAGGTCAGCAAACATTTCTCTCAAGGGCTatattgagaggaaaaaaataatagtaactcTTGTAGGACTAAGAACAGGGTGGACTTGTGAATATAGGTTTATAGAATTTTCCCCATTTCACAAGTATGAAGGCTGAAGTTAAGGGACTTGTTTTATCTTGAGAGTGGACGAGTACCTTTTGACTGTTAACTTGGTCCTCTTGTTACTTTCCCATGGTGCCTGTAACACTCTAAGTATCAAAAAAAGGGCCTCCAGAATGCTCAGTCCTGCAGAGCTTGCTCATTTCTCCTCCCTCCAGGGTCAGTGCAACAATAGTCGTGTGGGAATGCTTGCCCTTGGTGTTGAAAGAACAAGCTATAaccttctcctctttttctaaAGATACAGTTGGCTAGCAAATAcgtttgagcacctactgtatgccagacattgttctagTTGCTGGAACACAGAGTCCTTGACTTCGTGGGACTTTTATACTAATGGAGGGATACAAtcaacaaacaacaaataatggAATCAATCCATCATATCCGATTCTAATAagtatttggaagaaaataatataggaTGACCTAATAAAAAGTAACTATCTCTGGCAACTTAAGGTGGGGACTGTGGTAGGCCAGGTTTTTCAGCAGGGCTGACAGCAGGGATTCATCAATCAGGAAGATCGCTGAAGTACCAATCAGAATACCTCAAATAGTAGCCTGAATATTGGAAATGGCATGACATGGACAAGGAGATAACATTTCCAAGGTATATTATCATTGTGGACCAGATGGCCCATGCAGTGCTTTGAGTCTGGGCCAAGACATGTGGacgtgcagaaaaaaaaaaaaaaaagagacagctTCTGGGTTGAAGGTGAGGGTGGGCTTCCCTAGGAGAGATGGAATAATGGCAGTGCTAGTGTAACATCACCTCCTAACCAACCCTGAAGTTATCCCACATGATATTAAAAGGGAAGGGGGGGGACAATGGCTGATACATCCCACACTTATCATGTACCAGGCAAATATTTTACATGGGGTAACTCATGTATGGAAATGATCTCACAGACTAATTGTCTGTGTCTGCTAATTGTCTACACTTTACAAGtaaggaaagtgaggcacaggtgctTAAGGAACTGTCCTGTGAAAAGCTAAATCATGCCGCCCCAATGGTGTCCATATTCTAACACTCAGAAGCTGGGAATATATTATCTCACATGGTAAGAGAGTTCGCAGATGTAATTTAATTACAAAGTTTGAGAAGGGGAGATCATTCTGGATTATGTGGCTTTACCCACTGCAATTACAAGGATCTTTAAAAGACTAAGAATGGAGATGGAAGCAGAGGTAAGAGTGATGTGGCCAGGAGCCAAGGAATACAGGCCGCTTGTAgatgctggaaaaggcaagaaaatagatCCTCCCCTGGAGCTTCCAAAAGGAATgtcaccttgattttagcccagtggaACTGATTTGAGACcgctggcctccagaactataacataataaatttgtgttgcctTAAGCCACTagatttgtggtaatttgttacagcaccAATAGGAAACCAATACACGGCCCAAGGCCATAGAGTTAGAAAGAGTGAGGGCAGGAATTAGAATTGAGGCAATCTGGTGCCAGTGCTGGAGATTTAACCTTTGTGTTGTAGGGCCCCTCACAGGCAGAATAAAATTTCAGGTTGAATGCAAATCAGTGTCTCCTAGGTATTCCTCTTATGCTCAGAATTCCAGGCCCCAGAGAAACTACAAAAGGAGAAAGATGATCCTATGGCAACTGGTACACATTAGTCTTCAGCCCTGGACCCGTGAAATCACTAAACAAAcctcccattttagagatgaggaatctgaaaactaaagggttgtgagtttgaagtTAAGCAGCTGGTTGGTGAAACAGTTACACAACGGGGGCAGGTGGTGATGTGGAAAGACCCACTGATCTCAGCGCCTGTATAGAACTCAGGGAAGGAGGCTGTGTGGCCAGTGAGGATCAAAGGAGCCaggcttgggacgcctgggtggctcagcagttgagcatctgcctttagcccagggagtgatcccaggatctgggatcgagtcccacattgggtttcttgtagggagcctgcttctccctctgcctctctctctctctctctctctctctcatgaataaataaataaaatcttttaaaaaaagaaaaagaaaaaaaaaaaaaacaaaggagccaggcttcctgaaaCCCGTGTTTCTCATTATTGAGGTAGGAGGGGTGTGAGAAGAAACATTAATTACACGACTACCCAAGGCAATACTTTTTAGAAGAACCCAAAGTTCTCACTGAAGTAACCTTTTAGCACCTGCGATTATTATAACCCCCAAATATTAGCCCCTTTTACATCCTGGTCGCTCTTGCTCTTTAATACATAAAGTGGGTGTTCATGAATATCAACTGAATCAAACAAAACGCTTATGACTGCATCCTTAAAGCAGCGCTTTTCAAAATGTAAAGGGCATGcaacccccactcccctcccgccccgggaacctcattaaaatgcagattcagagTCAGAAGGTCTGGCTGGAGACCGAGGTGGGGCATTTCTAGCAAGTTACCACGCAATGCTCTTATCGCTGGTCCGTGGTCTTTACTTTTCAAGTTCCCTGAAAACGAGACTTCCCCATCCATATGGAAAACATAAGTCATAGAAAGTTTGAGCACTTAATGAAAGTATTCAACGATGGCATAGAAATAGATGGTCCCCGTTTAATGAGGCGCGCCTGCCCCTCCAATAAAGGGAGCAAACGAGATGCCTGGTTTCAGTGAAAAGAGTTGGAACCCTGCCCCCGGATTATCTGCTACCTCCTCTGCGCTCTGCCTTCCAGAGGCAGGGAAGGGTGGAACGAGAGGAACGGAGTGTCCAGAAGCTCCCATGCCTCCGCCCCCGCTTCATTCTCAGCCTTTAAGGAGCATCTGCCCCTTTTTAACCGCTGAGGTCAAGGGCGAACACTCCCGAGCACAGCGCCCGCGCCCCCCTCCGCGCCCTTGCCCTGGCGGAGACGGCCGACGCGCGTGCGTGCGCGCTTGGTATAAATAGATCCCAGGCGGCCGCCACCGGACAGAGTCGGGTTCCGGGCACCGCGGGCCATGGCAGGCGAGGACCACCAGTGGCAGGGCAGCATCCTCTACAACATGCTCATGAGCGCCAAGCAGACGCACGCGGCCCCGGTGGCGCCCGAGGCGCGGCTGGGGGGCGCGTGCTGGGGCTGCTCGTGCGGCGCGGAGCCCGCGCCGGGCCGAGGGGCGCTGCCGGGGGCGCGGACCACGGCGCTCCTGTACCGCTGCTGCTTCTGCGGGGAAGAGCACCCGCGCCAGGGCAGCATCCTCTACAACATGCTCACGAGCGCCAAGCAGACGCGCGCGGCTGCGGAGGCGCCCGAGGCGCGGCTGGGGGGCGCGTGCTGGGGCTGCTCGTGCGGCGCGGAGCCCGCGGCGGGCCGAGGGGCGCTGCCGGGGGCGCGGACCACGGTGCTCCTGTACCGCTGCTGCTTCTGCGGGGAAGAGCACCCGCGCCAGGGCAGCATCCTCTACAGCTTGCTCACCAGCGCCAAGCAGACGCACGTGGCGCCGGAAACGCCCGAGGTGCGGCCTGGGGGCGCGTGGTGGGGCCGCTCTTACAGCGCCCAGGGCCCGGGGGGCAGAGAGCAGCTGCCGGGCCGGCAGGCCGTGGCGTACCTGTCCCGCTGCTGCTTTTGCGGGGACGAGCACCCGCGCCCCGGCAGCATCTTCCACCGCTTGCCCGCGAGCGCCAAGCAGACGCACGCGGCTCGGGAGATGCAGCCCGCGGCCCCCTGGTGGGACCCCCGGTGTGACGCGCAGCGCCGAGTGGCCCTCAAGAGTCCACAGGTGGTCTGCGAGGCCGCCTCGGCAGGCCTGTTGAAGACGCTGCGCTTTGTCAAGTACTTACCCTGCTTCCAGGTGCTCCCTCTGGACCAGCAGCTGGTGCTGGTGCGCAACAGCTGGGCGCCGCTGCTCCTGCTCGAGCTGGCCCAGGACCGCTTGAACTTTGAGACGGTAGAGACCTCGGAGCCCAGCCTGCTGCAGAGGATCCTCACCACCAGGCGGCGGGAGACCGCGGGCGACGAGCCGCCGCCTCCGACCCCGCAGCCGCCCCCCTTGGTACCGCCGCGCGAGGCCGGGCGTTTGCCAACGGCCGCTGAAGTCCAAGCCATCAAGTGCTTCCTTGCCAAGTGCTGGAGCCTGGACATCAGTACCAAGGAGTACGCCTACCTCAAGGGGACCGTGCTCTTTAACCCGGGTAAGTGCGAGACCTCGGGCGCGGGCTTTCCTCCGTTCAGAAAAACTCCGGGCAACGGCTGGCCGAGGCACAGGCACTTAAGAGTTTTCGGTGGTCAGGGGAGGGTCGGGGAACCAGCGAAGAATCTCGAGTAACTCAGCAGAGTTGGGGGAACTCCAGAAAGCACTCCTTGTGGGTGGGCTGCTGTCAGACGCAAAACAGAGAGCAGGGGGATTGGGTGATGGAGTTTAGTACttatctctctcccccttctGTTACTAAGGAAAAGTTGGTGCCATCAAGGCACAGGGCTGGTCCTCCTCTAGTCTTTTAAATCCAGTAGtgtagctataaaaaaaaaagcgcaCAACTTTGTGTTCACTGCAAATCCTGCCACTTGTCTTTCTGAAACCCAGTTCTGAGGTGAACTACAACTTTTTGTGAAAGGAAATCTATTCAGGCTCCTAAGAAAGGAAAGCTTTGTTAAGGAGTCCTGGAGTGTCTCCCAGGGTCACTGTCATGCAGGACGCTGGACTTGCCTTTCATGGGACTGCTTCTGAATGATCACGTTTATGGTCCTAAGCAGCTGGACTATGTCCTCCTCAGTGTGTCCGTATCAGGGTACTAAGGGGGCAGGGAAAAAACACTAGGGACTGCCAGCAGGAGCACTGTCTTTTAGAACTTGCAGAGACCCTAGGGACCTCCTCATCAggcccctctgcccttcaccctgaCTCCATCCCATTTGCAGATTAGGTAACCTAGTCCCAAGTGACTTTACTCCACAGTAATGGCCAGTGAGTCGTGGAACATGGATCTCCCAGCCCCCATGGGATGTCTGCTGCACACACTTTCAAGTTGTCTGTTAGGTGCTGGACACTGCCCCCCACACACCAACCACATCATGAGAGAACATCTCCATGGGCTACCCAGCACCTTTTCTTGAGTATGTGCCATTACTAGAGCTGTCTTTGACCAGAATCCCTCCAAAAGGGTCACAAGTGGTCACAAAGTTTCCAGGCAGCTTGAGTTGGGATAGTTTGTATAATGCTCCCTCCACACCTTTTCCCTCCCTAACACCAGGAGTCTCTGGTTATGCTCCTGCCTAGCATTTTGTGAAAGGGCACAGAGCAGTATCTAATAGGATAATATTTCATTCAGAACTCACATTTCAAGACCTAGAGACCACAGCTCATCCCAGGGATCACATTAGGTCACCTTTTGCTTATATTGTTGTTTTCCAAACTTGGCTGTGCATAAGGGGAGGGGGGCACTTTTTCAAAGTCTTACCAGGCTCCTCCCTTGGAGGTTCTGATTTGGTAGCTGTGGTCCAGGGTCTGCAAATCCGCATTTGTAGTAAGTGCCCAAGATGGTTCTTCAGATCATTCTTCagccagtgttctttttttttttttttcagccagtGTTCTTAAACATCTACCATGTGCCTAGCTCTGTTGGAATATAAAAGAAAGGCAGGGGCTCAGCTTCTTGAACTTTACATTCCACtagtttccctctttccctccacccTGTTTAGCATACTCtggtcattctctctctctctctctctctctctctctctctctctcacacacacacacacacacacacacacacacctcccttaTTCTATCTAGTTCTCTGAATCCTCTCACTGTGACTTTAATCAGCTAAGCTAAGTGTGTTTTCAACACAAATGCACCTGCTAAGTGTGTGCCTTTTCTTAGATGTTTATCCTTTTGTTGTGAATCCTCTGATCTTTAtgtttaaacactttttaaaattgtggagTCCATCTGtccacattttctctttcctggatTTACTTTATGGGCATACCTTTTGCAAGGAGGCGGTGGGGGTGCAGTGAAAAAAGGAGAGTATAGTAGGAAAGCAGAGGAAAGTGACTCGGAAACTGAGGAGTTCACTCAAGTTTTAAGGAGCCATGAATCCAGACCTAGAGGAGCTTCACAGTCCTGGTGGAACTTCTTGcaagcctcctcttcctctcatcAATGGAATCCACTCAAATGGGGTCTCAAGTCTGGATAGTGACCTTAGGGAGTAGGGGGGTAATGTATGGAGGGGGGCAATTGGAAATAGAATATGGAGTACAGATGTGGCTTAATTTCATTCTCACTTTATCAGACATGTTTGCCTATGATAGGAATGGCTCGcctgttactattttttaaagaatatcggCTGGTCCTGCTACTCTGTTGGTCACCATATTGTTTTTGAAATACTTTACTGCTGGATTTtataggaaagggaaagaaagcgATTGCCATCTTCACTGACATTGTTTAAACAGCACAGTAAGTTGGTCATTATTTAAATACAAGTTAAAGAACTTTACAGTAATATTACTGTCCTGCAGGatcaaagaacttttaaaagcaGCCTCCTCTTACCACAGTCTTTATACAACTTACAGGCACATTATCTTTCCTACATTGTATTTCATTCACCTTTACCAGAGTTATCACACTATCCTGCAAGAAGGTCAAGCATTCCCTGTTTGAAAAGTTACTTTTGAACCTGTTGAAAATGAAGATGTTtgcatatttttaactttttaatgccTGTAAGACAGTGCTTTTAAAGACCTCtttgtttagtatttttaaaaagatgcttttgCAATATTCATTAGAGTCAGTTTTTAAACAATCTTCCCCAAGACAGAAATCATGCTACAAGGAGCTAAATGGTCAGTATTATCTCTGAAATTACTATGGGACTCAAGACTAAAATCAGCCTATAGGCCAACAATTAGAATGAGACTCACAAGTCACTATTTGTGGCTGTGAAGTTTACCACCGTCAGCTAGGTAATCATGGTATTGCTGTGGGAAATTCTACAGAAGATGGTGAAATATTTGACATCTGGCAAAACCTGTAGTCATTCTACAGTAGCCTGCTTTCCCATAGGTAAAAGGTCAAGGTGCTCACTTCTTGAAGTAATCTTAATGTCTTCCTATGTGTACAGTGAACTAGAGCCATAATTCATTAAATGATACTCTACTGTCCTAGTGAATAAATGTGCATATGCTGGCTCAAGGCCAGCGGTTTTTAAAAGTGAGGATACAAACACAGTGCCTATAAAATAACTAAATGGTATTTCACTCTCCCAAGCATTGCTTCTAAAAGCTTATAACTAGTGCGGCATTTTATCCTTGTTCTAGAGAGCCCTCTTAAGCAGGAAGCTTTGGACTCTTGTTTaatgtgggaaggggcagaaacGGATGAGCAAAGGATGCCAAGTGAGCTGTTCACCTACAATAAAGAGACTTTGCTCCCTTTTTCTCCTCCAGACCTGCCAGGCCTTCATTGCGTGAAGTACATTCAGGGACTCCAGTGGGGAGCTCAGCAGATACTCAGTGACCACATCAGGATGACCCACAGGGGATACCAAGCCAGATTCACCGAACTGAATAGTGCCCTCTTCCTGCTGAGATATGTCAATGCTGATGTCATCGTGGAGCTATTCTTCAGGCCCATCATTGGTTCGGTCAGCATGGATGATATGATGCTGGAGATGCTCTGTGCAAAGTTATGAAGGCATGGGGGCCACACAGGTGCAGTTCACCGTGAAAAAATATAAGGAGCCAGAGGCAGAAgagtgtaaaaaaaataatgccaaataaactttcttatttttatatgcatatttttgtattcaattaaagaaaaactttagTTATAGACAATTAGAAAATCCTCTGATCCATACTGTTTGATCATGAAGGAACACATGTGCCAACAGGTGACACTTCTCTGTACATCTCCAAGGAAGGAGCAGGCTACTACTCTAATAAGCTATTGTCATACCTTTAGTGACTCTCTCCATTGAATCTgctaaaatcaaattta
This genomic window contains:
- the NR0B1 gene encoding nuclear receptor subfamily 0 group B member 1; the protein is MAGEDHQWQGSILYNMLMSAKQTHAAPVAPEARLGGACWGCSCGAEPAPGRGALPGARTTALLYRCCFCGEEHPRQGSILYNMLTSAKQTRAAAEAPEARLGGACWGCSCGAEPAAGRGALPGARTTVLLYRCCFCGEEHPRQGSILYSLLTSAKQTHVAPETPEVRPGGAWWGRSYSAQGPGGREQLPGRQAVAYLSRCCFCGDEHPRPGSIFHRLPASAKQTHAAREMQPAAPWWDPRCDAQRRVALKSPQVVCEAASAGLLKTLRFVKYLPCFQVLPLDQQLVLVRNSWAPLLLLELAQDRLNFETVETSEPSLLQRILTTRRRETAGDEPPPPTPQPPPLVPPREAGRLPTAAEVQAIKCFLAKCWSLDISTKEYAYLKGTVLFNPDLPGLHCVKYIQGLQWGAQQILSDHIRMTHRGYQARFTELNSALFLLRYVNADVIVELFFRPIIGSVSMDDMMLEMLCAKL